Proteins encoded by one window of Dryocola sp. LX212:
- the purL gene encoding phosphoribosylformylglycinamidine synthase, translating into MMEILRGSPALSAFRINKLLARFKDAHLPVSDIYAEYVHFADLDAPLTDEEHARLQRLLKYGPTLADHAPTGHLILVTPRPGTLSPWSSKATDIVHNCDLAKVKRLERGVAYYVSGELTQAQWQEVNGLLHDRMMETVFASLNDGEKLFSHHEPAQVQSVDLLGQGRGALVEANIRLGLALAEDEIDYLQAAFMQLGRNPNDIELYMFAQANSEHCRHKIFNADWVIDGEQQPKSLFKMIKNTFEQTPDYVLSAYKDNAAVMEGSSVGRFFADREAGRYDFHQEEAHILMKVETHNHPTAISPWPGAATGSGGEIRDEGATGRGAKPKAGLVGFSVSNLRIPGFEQPWEEDFGKPDRIVTALDIMTDGPLGGAAFNNEFGRPALTGYFRTYEEQVNSHNGVELRGYHKPIMLAGGIGNIRADHVQKGEIPPGAKLIVLGGPSMNIGLGGGAASSMASGQSDADLDFASVQRDNPEMERRCQEVIDRCWQMGDDNPILFIHDVGAGGLSNAMPELVSDGGRGGRFELREILNDEPGMSPLEVWCNESQERYVLAVAPEQVALFDELCRRERAPYAVIGEATAEKHLTLNDSHFDNQPIDMPLDVLLGKTPKMERNVATLKAKGDALDSSSITLADAVNRVLHLPAVAEKTFLITIGDRSVTGMVARDQMVGPWQIPVANCAVTTASLDSYYGEAMSIGERAPVALLDFAASARLAVGEALTNIAATQIGSLKRIKLSANWMAAAGHPGEDAGLYEAVKAVGEELCPELGITIPVGKDSMSMKTRWQEGNEQREMTSPLSLVITAFARVEDVRRTVTPQLSTVDNALLLIDLGAGHNALGATALSQVYRQLGDKPADVRSVAQLKGFYNAMQALVAEQKLLAYHDRSDGGLLVTLAEMAFTGHCGVEVDIATLGEDRLAALFNEELGAVIQVKAADRAAVETILADHGLADCSHFIGKAVSGDRFTIQSAGYAVYSESRSTLRMWWAETTWQMQRLRDNPACADQEHEAKANDSDPGLNVKLNFDIKEDIAAPFIATGARPKVAVLREQGVNSHVEMAAAFHRAGFDAIDVHMSDLLAGRRGLEEFQTLVACGGFSYGDVLGAGEGWAKSILFNERVRDEFETFFHRPQTLALGVCNGCQMMSNLRELIPGSDLWPRFVRNESDRFEARFSLVEVASSPSLLLQGMVGSQMPIAVSHGEGHVEVRDANHLAQIESKGLVALRFVDNFGKVTQSYPANPNGSPNGITAVTNESGRVTIMMPHPERVFRTVSNSWHPAEWGEDSPWMRIFRNARKQLG; encoded by the coding sequence ATGATGGAAATTCTGCGTGGTTCCCCCGCTCTATCGGCATTTCGTATTAACAAACTGCTGGCCCGCTTTAAAGACGCCCACCTCCCGGTGAGCGATATCTATGCCGAGTATGTTCATTTTGCCGATCTCGATGCGCCGCTGACTGATGAAGAGCACGCACGCCTGCAACGGTTGCTGAAGTACGGTCCAACCCTTGCTGACCATGCCCCGACGGGCCACCTGATTCTGGTCACGCCGCGTCCAGGTACCCTCTCCCCATGGTCCTCGAAAGCTACCGATATCGTTCACAACTGCGACCTGGCGAAAGTGAAACGCCTTGAGCGGGGTGTGGCTTATTACGTCAGCGGTGAGCTGACACAGGCGCAGTGGCAGGAGGTTAACGGCCTGCTACACGACCGCATGATGGAAACCGTTTTTGCCTCCCTCAATGACGGCGAGAAGCTGTTCTCCCACCACGAACCGGCTCAGGTACAAAGTGTAGACCTGCTGGGGCAGGGCCGTGGTGCGCTGGTTGAAGCAAATATACGTCTGGGCCTGGCGCTGGCGGAAGATGAAATCGACTATCTTCAGGCTGCCTTCATGCAGCTTGGGCGCAACCCGAATGACATTGAGCTATACATGTTTGCGCAGGCTAACTCCGAGCATTGCCGTCATAAAATTTTCAACGCCGACTGGGTGATTGACGGTGAGCAGCAGCCGAAGTCGCTGTTCAAAATGATCAAAAATACCTTCGAACAAACGCCGGACTACGTGCTGTCAGCTTATAAAGACAACGCGGCGGTGATGGAAGGTTCTTCAGTGGGGCGCTTCTTCGCAGATCGCGAGGCGGGCCGCTACGATTTCCATCAGGAAGAAGCGCATATCCTGATGAAAGTGGAAACGCACAACCACCCGACGGCGATCTCTCCGTGGCCGGGCGCGGCTACCGGTTCCGGCGGCGAAATCCGAGACGAAGGCGCAACGGGGCGCGGCGCGAAGCCGAAAGCCGGGCTGGTCGGTTTCTCCGTTTCTAACCTGCGTATTCCGGGCTTTGAACAGCCGTGGGAAGAAGATTTCGGCAAGCCGGATCGCATCGTTACCGCGCTGGACATCATGACCGACGGCCCGCTTGGCGGCGCGGCGTTCAACAACGAATTTGGCCGTCCGGCGCTGACCGGCTACTTCCGTACCTATGAAGAGCAGGTCAACAGCCACAACGGCGTGGAGCTTCGCGGCTATCACAAGCCGATCATGCTGGCGGGCGGGATCGGCAACATCCGTGCTGACCACGTGCAGAAGGGCGAAATCCCTCCTGGCGCGAAGCTTATTGTGCTGGGCGGCCCGTCGATGAATATCGGCCTGGGCGGCGGCGCGGCATCCTCTATGGCTTCCGGCCAGTCCGATGCGGATCTGGACTTTGCCTCCGTGCAGCGCGACAACCCTGAAATGGAACGCCGCTGCCAGGAAGTGATCGACCGCTGCTGGCAGATGGGTGATGACAACCCGATTCTGTTCATTCACGACGTGGGCGCGGGCGGCCTGTCTAACGCCATGCCGGAGCTGGTGAGCGACGGCGGCCGCGGTGGCCGCTTCGAACTGCGCGAGATCCTCAACGACGAGCCGGGCATGAGCCCGCTGGAAGTGTGGTGCAACGAATCTCAGGAACGTTACGTTCTGGCCGTAGCGCCGGAGCAGGTGGCGCTGTTTGACGAGCTGTGCCGCCGCGAGCGGGCACCCTATGCCGTCATCGGCGAAGCCACAGCAGAAAAGCACCTGACCCTGAACGACAGCCATTTCGACAATCAGCCTATCGACATGCCGCTGGACGTGCTGCTGGGCAAAACGCCGAAGATGGAGCGCAACGTTGCCACCCTGAAGGCGAAGGGCGATGCGCTGGACAGCAGCAGCATTACCCTTGCCGACGCGGTAAACCGCGTTCTGCATCTGCCTGCGGTTGCAGAAAAAACCTTCCTGATAACCATCGGCGACCGCAGCGTGACCGGCATGGTTGCCCGCGATCAGATGGTCGGCCCGTGGCAGATCCCGGTTGCCAACTGCGCGGTAACAACTGCCAGCCTGGACAGCTACTACGGTGAAGCGATGTCTATCGGCGAACGTGCACCGGTTGCGCTGCTCGACTTTGCCGCGTCAGCTCGTCTGGCCGTAGGTGAAGCATTGACTAATATCGCAGCGACGCAGATTGGCTCGCTGAAACGCATTAAGCTCTCCGCAAACTGGATGGCTGCGGCAGGTCATCCGGGTGAGGATGCTGGCCTCTACGAAGCGGTGAAGGCCGTTGGCGAAGAGCTTTGCCCGGAGCTGGGCATCACCATTCCGGTGGGCAAAGACTCCATGTCCATGAAAACCCGCTGGCAGGAAGGCAACGAACAGCGCGAGATGACTTCACCGCTGTCGCTGGTTATCACTGCCTTTGCCCGAGTGGAAGACGTGCGTCGTACCGTAACGCCGCAGCTGAGCACGGTAGATAACGCCCTGCTGCTGATCGACCTTGGCGCGGGCCACAACGCGCTGGGTGCAACCGCGCTTTCTCAGGTTTATCGCCAGCTCGGCGACAAGCCGGCGGACGTGCGCAGCGTAGCGCAGCTCAAAGGTTTCTATAACGCCATGCAGGCGCTGGTGGCAGAACAAAAGCTGCTTGCCTACCACGACCGCTCCGACGGCGGCCTGCTGGTGACGCTGGCAGAAATGGCCTTCACCGGCCACTGCGGCGTGGAAGTGGATATTGCTACGCTGGGTGAAGATCGTCTGGCTGCGCTGTTTAACGAAGAGCTTGGTGCGGTTATCCAGGTGAAAGCGGCGGATCGCGCAGCGGTTGAGACAATCCTTGCCGACCATGGTCTGGCAGATTGCTCTCACTTTATTGGTAAAGCAGTTTCCGGCGACCGTTTCACCATCCAGTCCGCAGGATATGCGGTCTACAGCGAAAGTCGCTCCACGCTCCGTATGTGGTGGGCAGAAACCACCTGGCAGATGCAGCGACTGCGTGATAATCCGGCGTGTGCCGACCAGGAACATGAAGCGAAGGCGAACGACAGCGACCCGGGTCTGAACGTAAAGCTGAACTTCGATATTAAAGAAGATATTGCCGCGCCGTTCATCGCGACGGGCGCGCGTCCAAAAGTTGCCGTCCTGCGCGAGCAGGGCGTTAACTCCCACGTAGAGATGGCTGCGGCCTTCCACCGTGCGGGCTTTGACGCCATCGACGTGCACATGAGCGACCTGCTGGCGGGCCGTCGAGGTCTGGAAGAGTTCCAGACGCTGGTGGCGTGCGGCGGGTTCTCTTACGGCGACGTGCTGGGCGCTGGCGAAGGCTGGGCGAAGTCCATTCTGTTCAACGAGCGCGTGCGCGACGAGTTCGAAACCTTCTTCCATCGTCCGCAAACCCTGGCGCTGGGCGTTTGTAACGGCTGTCAGATGATGTCCAACCTGCGCGAGCTGATCCCGGGCAGCGATCTGTGGCCGCGCTTCGTGCGTAACGAATCGGACCGCTTTGAAGCTCGCTTTAGCCTGGTGGAGGTTGCCTCCAGCCCGTCGCTGCTGCTGCAGGGCATGGTCGGCTCGCAAATGCCAATCGCCGTATCCCACGGTGAGGGTCATGTGGAAGTGCGCGATGCAAACCACCTTGCGCAAATCGAAAGCAAAGGGCTGGTGGCGCTGCGCTTTGTCGACAACTTCGGCAAGGTGACGCAGAGCTACCCTGCGAACCCGAACGGCTCGCCAAACGGGATCACGGCGGTCACCAACGAAAGCGGGCGCGTGACCATCATGATGCCTCACCCGGAGCGCGTGTTCCGCACCGTGAGCAACTCCTGGCATCCGGCAGAGTGGGGCGAGGACAGCCCGTGGATGCGTATTTTCCGCAACGCGCGTAAACAGCTGGGATAA
- the qseG gene encoding two-component system QseEF-associated lipoprotein QseG, producing the protein MKVFNLRRRIGMILLPLLLAGCVQNPVTSIIKQPHQPQEPEQQLADYLSTDCQEIWHIQAHESLNNPLFWLRGMDCAERLPPAEARAEARRWPSESWQDTFKRGILLANAKITPTERRRYMTKLDAMTGEVPTQVRPLFQVWRDGQASLLELSDERSRYSKLQQSTDGELDTLREQQQRLRSQLDLTTRKLENLTDIERQLSSRKPSSSYLPESKGAEKPAAPAAQGDAEDEITRPAPASDADKPEQEAKP; encoded by the coding sequence ATGAAAGTTTTTAATCTTCGTCGCCGTATTGGCATGATTCTGCTGCCGTTACTGCTCGCAGGCTGCGTGCAAAATCCGGTGACCAGCATCATTAAACAACCCCATCAGCCTCAGGAGCCGGAACAGCAGCTGGCGGATTATCTTTCCACCGACTGCCAGGAAATCTGGCATATCCAGGCCCACGAGTCGTTGAACAACCCGTTGTTCTGGCTACGCGGCATGGACTGCGCGGAACGTCTGCCGCCAGCGGAAGCTCGCGCGGAAGCCCGTCGTTGGCCATCAGAGAGCTGGCAGGACACCTTCAAGCGGGGCATTCTGCTCGCCAACGCAAAAATTACCCCCACCGAACGCCGTCGTTATATGACGAAGCTGGATGCGATGACCGGCGAAGTGCCCACCCAGGTGCGGCCGCTGTTCCAGGTCTGGCGCGACGGTCAGGCTTCTTTACTGGAGCTTTCGGATGAGCGCAGCCGCTACAGCAAGCTGCAGCAATCCACGGACGGCGAGCTGGATACCCTGCGCGAGCAGCAGCAGCGTCTGCGCAGCCAGTTAGATCTGACCACCCGCAAGCTGGAAAATCTGACCGATATTGAACGCCAGCTCTCCAGCCGCAAGCCTTCCAGCAGCTATCTGCCTGAAAGCAAAGGTGCAGAAAAACCAGCGGCACCGGCTGCTCAGGGCGACGCGGAAGATGAAATCACCAGGCCTGCGCCGGCGAGCGACGCAGACAAACCCGAGCAGGAGGCTAAACCATGA
- the glrR gene encoding two-component system response regulator GlrR, whose amino-acid sequence MTQRKPARLLLVDDDPGLLKLLGMRLTSEGYTVTTAESGAEGLRLLGREKIDLVISDLRMDEMDGMALFAEIQKLQPGMPVIILTAHGSIPDAVAATQQGVFSFLTKPVDKDALYKAIDDALEHTVAAGDDMWRETIVTRSPNMLRLLEQARMVAQSDVSLLINGQSGTGKEILAQAIHNASPRGKNAFIAINCGALPEQLLESELFGHARGAFTGAVSSREGLFQAAEGGTLFLDEIGDMRIPLQVKLLRVLQERKVRPLGSNRDLDINVRIISATHRDLPKAMERGEFREDLFYRLNVVNLKIPALHERAEDIPLLANHLLRQSADRHKPFVRSFSTDAMKRLMAASWPGNVRQLVNVIEQCVALTSAPVISEALVGQALEGENTVLPTFVEARNQFELNYLRKLLQIAKGNVTHAARMAGRNRTEFYKLLSRHELDANDFKE is encoded by the coding sequence ATGACGCAGCGTAAACCGGCACGACTGCTGCTAGTAGACGACGACCCGGGCCTGCTTAAGCTGCTCGGCATGCGGCTGACCAGTGAAGGCTATACCGTAACGACTGCGGAAAGCGGCGCAGAGGGGCTGCGGCTGCTGGGGCGTGAAAAGATTGATCTGGTGATAAGCGACCTGCGCATGGATGAGATGGACGGCATGGCCCTGTTTGCCGAAATCCAGAAGTTGCAGCCCGGAATGCCGGTGATTATCCTCACCGCCCACGGATCCATCCCCGATGCCGTGGCAGCCACCCAGCAGGGCGTGTTCAGCTTCCTGACTAAACCAGTCGATAAAGACGCGCTGTATAAGGCGATTGATGATGCGCTGGAGCACACGGTTGCCGCAGGTGACGACATGTGGCGCGAAACAATTGTCACCCGCAGCCCGAACATGCTGCGTCTGCTGGAGCAGGCCCGCATGGTGGCGCAGTCGGACGTCAGTCTGCTGATAAACGGCCAGAGCGGCACCGGCAAAGAGATCCTGGCGCAGGCCATTCACAACGCCAGCCCGCGCGGCAAAAATGCGTTTATCGCTATCAACTGCGGCGCGCTGCCGGAACAGCTGCTGGAGTCCGAACTTTTCGGTCACGCGCGCGGCGCCTTCACGGGGGCGGTCAGCAGCCGTGAAGGGCTGTTCCAGGCGGCAGAAGGCGGCACGTTGTTCCTGGATGAAATTGGCGATATGCGGATCCCGCTGCAGGTGAAGTTACTGCGCGTGTTGCAGGAGCGCAAAGTACGCCCGCTGGGCAGCAACCGCGATCTGGATATCAACGTCCGTATTATCTCCGCAACCCACCGGGATTTACCGAAGGCCATGGAGCGCGGCGAGTTCCGCGAAGACCTCTTTTATCGTTTAAACGTGGTGAATCTGAAAATCCCGGCGCTGCATGAGCGGGCGGAAGATATCCCATTGCTGGCCAATCATCTGCTGCGCCAGTCCGCCGACCGCCACAAACCCTTTGTACGCAGCTTCTCCACGGACGCCATGAAGCGCCTGATGGCCGCCAGCTGGCCGGGCAACGTACGTCAGTTGGTTAACGTTATCGAACAGTGCGTGGCCCTGACCTCTGCGCCGGTCATCAGCGAAGCGCTGGTGGGGCAGGCGCTGGAAGGAGAGAACACCGTACTGCCGACGTTTGTCGAGGCCCGCAACCAGTTTGAACTGAACTACCTTCGCAAGCTGCTGCAAATCGCCAAAGGAAATGTGACCCACGCGGCGCGCATGGCAGGGCGTAACCGTACCGAATTCTACAAATTACTCTCCCGGCATGAACTCGATGCCAATGACTTTAAAGAGTAG
- the qseE gene encoding two component system sensor histidine kinase QseE/GlrK, which produces MKLLNQWHFFPRSLRQLVMMAFLLVLVPLLVLAWQAWQSLNALSAQAAQTNRTTLIDARRSEAMTNAALEMERSYRQYCVLDDATLAKVYEGQRKRYAQMLEAHAGMLPDEHLYQLLSQSLKDLALLQCKNSGPDAAAAAHLETFANANAEMVQATRAVVFSRGQQLQQEIAERGQFFGWQALVLFLLSLGLVIVFTRMIIGPVKGIERMINLLGEGRSLGDSVLFKGPRELRSVGQRIVWLSERLSWLESQRHEFLRHISHELKTPLASMREGTELLADQVAGPLTADQKEVVEILDSSSRHLQKLIEQLLDYNRKLADGQVELEKVELAPLVEGVISAHSLPARAKMMHTECDLSPVACLAEPMLLMSVLDNLYSNAVHYGSESGTIYLRSARLGQVLRIEVANTGEPIPATEREMIFEPFYQGSLQRKGAVKGSGLGLSIAQDCIRRMHGELHLVDDDTTDVCFRIELPVFPENE; this is translated from the coding sequence ATGAAGCTATTGAACCAGTGGCACTTTTTTCCCCGCTCGCTCCGACAGCTCGTGATGATGGCCTTTTTGCTGGTGCTGGTGCCGCTGCTGGTACTTGCCTGGCAGGCCTGGCAGAGCCTGAATGCGCTGAGCGCCCAGGCCGCGCAGACCAACCGCACCACGCTAATTGACGCGCGTCGCAGCGAGGCGATGACCAATGCCGCCCTGGAAATGGAGCGTAGCTATCGCCAATACTGCGTGCTGGATGACGCGACGCTGGCGAAAGTTTATGAGGGGCAACGCAAGCGCTACGCGCAGATGCTTGAGGCCCATGCGGGCATGCTGCCAGACGAACATCTCTATCAGCTCCTGAGCCAGTCCCTGAAAGATCTGGCGCTGCTGCAGTGCAAAAATAGCGGCCCTGATGCGGCGGCGGCGGCGCATCTTGAAACCTTTGCCAACGCTAATGCTGAAATGGTGCAGGCGACGCGCGCAGTCGTTTTCTCTCGTGGCCAGCAGCTGCAGCAGGAAATCGCTGAACGGGGCCAGTTCTTTGGCTGGCAGGCGCTGGTGCTCTTTTTGCTGAGCCTCGGGCTGGTTATCGTCTTTACCCGCATGATTATTGGTCCGGTGAAGGGCATAGAAAGAATGATCAATCTGCTGGGGGAAGGGCGCTCGCTTGGGGATTCCGTTCTGTTCAAAGGCCCGCGTGAATTACGCTCCGTCGGGCAGCGCATCGTCTGGCTTAGCGAACGTCTTTCCTGGCTTGAATCCCAGCGCCATGAATTTCTGCGCCATATTTCTCACGAGCTAAAAACGCCGCTTGCCAGCATGCGCGAGGGGACGGAATTACTGGCCGATCAGGTTGCCGGGCCGCTGACGGCGGACCAGAAAGAGGTCGTGGAAATCCTCGACAGCAGCAGCCGTCACCTGCAAAAACTTATAGAGCAACTGCTGGATTACAACCGCAAACTGGCGGACGGCCAGGTCGAACTTGAAAAAGTTGAGCTTGCACCGCTGGTGGAAGGGGTGATCTCGGCTCATAGTTTGCCTGCAAGGGCTAAAATGATGCATACGGAATGCGATCTGAGCCCGGTAGCCTGCCTTGCTGAACCTATGCTGCTGATGAGCGTGCTGGATAATCTCTATTCCAATGCGGTGCACTATGGCAGTGAATCCGGTACCATTTATCTGCGCAGCGCCCGGCTTGGTCAGGTACTGCGTATCGAGGTCGCTAACACGGGAGAACCCATTCCGGCGACCGAACGGGAGATGATCTTTGAGCCTTTTTATCAGGGCAGCCTACAACGTAAAGGTGCGGTCAAAGGCAGTGGCCTGGGGTTGAGCATTGCCCAGGACTGTATACGTCGGATGCACGGCGAGCTGCATCTGGTTGATGATGACACGACGGACGTCTGTTTCCGTATCGAATTGCCTGTTTTTCCCGAGAATGAATAA
- the mltF gene encoding membrane-bound lytic murein transglycosylase MltF — MKRFKFNYFLIGVVTLLLAVALWPSVPWFGKAENRIAAIQARGVLRVSTIASPLTYTSFNGKASGLDYELAQQYADYLGVKLEITVRPTINALFDDLDNNAADLLAAGLIFNNDRSQHYQAGPTYYSVSQQMVYRVGSPRPRTLGGVKENQLVLSPGLAVLSDLQALKESKYPDLAWRIDDKRTSNELLQQVINGSIAFTISDSIAISIFQRVHPQLAVALDITDEQPVTWYSQRDSDDSLSATLLDFYNKLSGDGTLARLEEKYLGHIGDFDYVDTRTFLKAVDTVLPDLQPLFEKYATDIDWRLLAAISYQESHWDSQATSPTGVRGLMMLTKNTAQSLGLTDRLDPEQSIGGGSRYLKDMMGKVPETVPEDERIWFALAAYNMGYAHMLDARQLTAKLKGNPDSWADVKMRLPLLSQKQYYSKTTYGYARGHEAYAYVENIRKYQLSLEGYLLEKEKQAAQEEKFAEAYPAVAPVELAIPRYGPVPLGPFSPVDGRERNHSALPNTGLPLRPQ, encoded by the coding sequence TTGAAAAGATTCAAATTTAATTATTTTCTCATCGGCGTCGTAACCCTGCTGCTGGCAGTGGCCCTGTGGCCCTCCGTGCCGTGGTTCGGGAAAGCCGAAAACCGCATCGCCGCCATCCAGGCGCGGGGAGTTTTGCGCGTCAGTACCATAGCCTCACCCCTGACCTATACCAGCTTTAATGGTAAAGCTTCCGGGCTGGATTACGAATTGGCCCAGCAGTATGCCGATTACCTCGGCGTGAAGCTGGAAATCACCGTCCGCCCAACGATTAACGCGCTGTTTGATGACCTGGACAACAATGCGGCAGACCTGCTGGCCGCGGGCCTGATCTTTAACAACGATCGTAGCCAGCACTATCAGGCGGGGCCGACCTACTATTCCGTTTCTCAGCAGATGGTGTATCGCGTGGGTAGCCCACGTCCACGAACGCTGGGCGGAGTAAAAGAGAACCAGCTGGTGCTTTCGCCTGGCCTTGCGGTGCTGAGCGACCTGCAGGCCCTTAAAGAGAGTAAATATCCCGACCTCGCATGGCGCATTGACGACAAACGCACCAGCAACGAACTGCTGCAACAGGTTATCAATGGCAGTATCGCCTTTACGATTTCTGATTCCATCGCCATCAGCATTTTCCAGCGGGTTCATCCGCAGCTTGCCGTTGCGCTGGATATCACGGACGAGCAGCCGGTAACCTGGTACAGCCAGCGCGACAGCGACGACAGCCTCAGCGCCACCCTGCTCGACTTTTACAATAAGCTGAGCGGTGACGGCACGCTCGCGCGCCTTGAAGAGAAATATCTCGGTCATATCGGCGACTTTGATTATGTCGATACCCGCACCTTCCTGAAAGCCGTCGATACCGTGCTGCCGGATCTTCAGCCGCTGTTCGAGAAATACGCCACGGATATCGACTGGCGGCTGCTGGCGGCTATCTCATATCAGGAGTCGCACTGGGACAGCCAGGCCACCTCCCCCACCGGGGTACGCGGCCTGATGATGCTGACCAAAAATACCGCCCAGAGCCTGGGCCTGACGGATAGGCTCGACCCGGAGCAGAGCATCGGCGGGGGAAGTCGTTACTTAAAGGATATGATGGGGAAAGTGCCCGAGACGGTACCGGAAGATGAGCGGATCTGGTTTGCACTGGCGGCATACAATATGGGCTATGCCCACATGCTTGATGCGCGTCAGCTGACCGCGAAACTTAAGGGAAACCCGGATAGCTGGGCGGATGTGAAAATGCGGCTGCCTCTGTTAAGCCAGAAGCAGTACTACAGCAAAACGACTTACGGCTACGCGCGCGGCCATGAGGCCTACGCCTACGTCGAGAATATCCGTAAGTACCAGCTGAGCCTGGAAGGATATCTGCTGGAAAAAGAGAAGCAGGCGGCGCAGGAGGAGAAATTTGCCGAGGCGTACCCGGCGGTCGCCCCGGTTGAGCTGGCTATTCCCCGCTACGGGCCAGTTCCTTTAGGGCCTTTTTCTCCAGTCGACGGGCGCGAAAGAAATCACTCAGCATTACCGAACACTGGTCTGCCATTACGCCCTCAATAA
- the glnB gene encoding nitrogen regulatory protein P-II, whose translation MKKIDAIIKPFKLDDVREALAEVGITGMTVTEVKGFGRQKGHTELYRGAEYMVDFLPKVKIEIVVTDDIVDTCVDTIIRTAQTGKIGDGKIFVFDVARVVRIRTGEEDDAAI comes from the coding sequence ATGAAGAAAATTGATGCGATTATTAAGCCGTTCAAACTGGATGACGTGCGCGAAGCGCTGGCAGAAGTGGGCATCACCGGCATGACGGTAACGGAAGTGAAAGGATTTGGTCGCCAGAAGGGCCATACCGAACTGTACCGCGGCGCGGAGTATATGGTCGACTTTCTGCCGAAGGTGAAAATTGAAATCGTGGTGACCGACGATATCGTCGATACCTGCGTGGATACCATCATCCGTACCGCGCAAACCGGTAAGATCGGCGATGGTAAAATCTTTGTTTTTGACGTGGCGCGCGTGGTTCGTATCCGTACCGGCGAAGAAGACGACGCGGCGATTTGA
- the hmpA gene encoding NO-inducible flavohemoprotein yields the protein MLDAQTIAVVKSTIPLLAATGPKLTAHFYDRMFSHNPELKEIFNMSNQRNGDQREALFNAICAYATNIENLAALLPAVEKIAQKHTSFQIKPEQYDIVGGHLLATLDEMFSPGQEVLDAWGKAYGVLAGVFINREAEIYQTNAAKTGGWEGTRAFRIVEKTPQSALITSFEFAPVDGQPVADYQPGQYLGVWLKPEGFPHQEIRQYSLTRKPNGKTYRIAVKREDQGQVSSWLHNHATVGDEIYLASPAGDFFMDVAPQTPVTLISAGVGQTPMLAMLDTLANSAHTAQVNWFHAVDNGDVHAFADEVDATGKKLPRFERHIWYRQPAESDRAQAKFDSEGLMDLLAQEGKISAPEMQFYLCGPVSFMRFAAEQLVKLGVGQERIHYECFGPHKVM from the coding sequence ATGCTTGATGCACAAACCATCGCCGTTGTGAAATCCACCATCCCCCTTCTCGCCGCTACCGGCCCTAAGCTGACCGCCCATTTTTACGATCGTATGTTCAGCCATAACCCGGAGCTGAAAGAGATCTTTAATATGAGCAACCAGCGCAATGGCGATCAGCGTGAAGCGCTGTTTAACGCGATTTGCGCCTATGCCACCAACATTGAGAATCTTGCGGCGCTGTTGCCTGCGGTAGAGAAGATCGCCCAGAAACATACCAGCTTCCAGATTAAACCTGAGCAGTACGATATCGTGGGCGGCCACCTGCTGGCGACGCTTGATGAGATGTTCAGTCCAGGCCAGGAAGTGCTGGATGCGTGGGGCAAAGCCTACGGCGTGCTGGCCGGTGTGTTTATCAACCGTGAAGCCGAAATCTATCAGACCAACGCGGCGAAAACCGGCGGCTGGGAAGGCACCCGTGCTTTCCGCATCGTCGAGAAAACCCCGCAAAGCGCACTTATCACCAGCTTTGAATTTGCTCCCGTCGACGGCCAGCCGGTTGCCGATTATCAGCCGGGCCAGTACCTGGGCGTATGGCTGAAGCCTGAAGGGTTCCCGCACCAGGAGATCCGCCAGTATTCCCTGACCCGTAAGCCGAATGGCAAAACCTACCGTATTGCGGTGAAGCGTGAAGACCAGGGGCAGGTATCAAGCTGGCTGCACAACCACGCCACTGTGGGCGATGAAATTTATCTCGCCTCACCTGCCGGTGATTTCTTTATGGACGTTGCGCCGCAAACGCCAGTTACGCTGATTTCCGCAGGCGTAGGCCAGACGCCAATGCTGGCAATGCTGGATACGCTGGCGAACAGCGCCCATACCGCTCAGGTGAACTGGTTCCACGCGGTGGATAACGGCGACGTGCATGCATTTGCCGATGAGGTGGACGCGACTGGCAAGAAACTGCCGCGCTTTGAGCGTCACATCTGGTATCGCCAGCCAGCCGAGAGCGACCGTGCACAGGCGAAGTTCGACAGCGAAGGCCTGATGGATCTACTGGCTCAGGAAGGGAAAATCAGCGCGCCGGAAATGCAGTTCTATCTTTGCGGACCGGTCAGCTTTATGCGCTTTGCGGCGGAACAGCTTGTGAAGCTGGGCGTGGGGCAGGAACGTATTCATTACGAATGCTTTGGCCCGCATAAGGTGATGTAA